In the genome of Caloenas nicobarica isolate bCalNic1 chromosome 37, bCalNic1.hap1, whole genome shotgun sequence, one region contains:
- the MRPS12 gene encoding small ribosomal subunit protein uS12m → MPLRAVLRAAASLRACGAPPLATMATLNQMHRQGRPSPPPKKLGPTLGRPQIKGVVLKNLIRKPKKPNSANRKCVRVRLSTGRHIVAFVPGEGHNLQEHHVVLVQGGRTQDLPGVKVTVVRGKYDCAHVQKKKEK, encoded by the exons ATGCCGCTCCGCGCTGTGCTGAGGGCCGCGGCCTCGCTGCGCGCCTGCGGTG CCCCACCGCTTGCCACCATGGCCACCCTGAACCAGATGCACCGGCAGGGCCgccccagcccccccccaaaaaaactgGGGCCCACTCTGGGGCGCCCCCAGATCAAGGGGGTGGTGCTGAAGAACCTGATCCGCAAGCCCAAGAAGCCCAACTCCGCCAACCGCAAGTGCGTGCGCGTGCGGCTCAGCACCGGCCGCCACATCGTCGCCTTCGTCCCCGGTGAGGGCCACAACCTGCAGGAGCACCACGTGGTGCTGGTGCAGGGCGGGCGCACCCAGGACCTGCCCGGCGTCAAGGTCACGGTCGTGCGGGGCAAGTACGACTGCGCCCACGtgcagaaaaagaaggagaagtGA
- the SARS2 gene encoding serine--tRNA ligase, mitochondrial isoform X2 yields the protein MAARRALAAGWRAAARGRRGAGGGPGRSLLFEHVREGLSARPQLDVAALSERELERRRGPLRGGDLREIVQTWARLGEVRAAIAELEAEKGRVAQGVRGLMLPVYHALRAQGRQVRLRLRALEAEEAALEQRFYPRALRLPNRSHPDTPVGDESQARVLEVLGEKPAFDFQPRGHLELGEGLDIIRQRRLSHVSGHRSYYLCGGGAMLEQALVRFAMGKLLPRGFLPMTVPDLLRGAVFEGCGLQPHPSPSPVYSLDPARFGDLCLAGTSEVGIAGYFMDHAVRLEDLPIRVVCSSTCYRAETETGREPWGLYRVHQFTKVEMFGVTAAERGTESEELLGEFLALQKEICSELGLHYRVLEMPTQELGLPAFRKFDIEAWMPGRGKFGEVTSTSNCTDYQSRRLHIMYSDPGGRLRHAHTVNGTALAVPRILIALLESNQLPDGRVRVPPPLQPLVGQEVLSPPPAPLLRYIGPNQPGGGPEVGGGPP from the exons atggcggcgcggcgggcgctGGCGGCGGGgtggcgggcggcggcgcgggggcggcgcggggcgggggggggcccggggcggAGCCTCCTGTTCGAGCACGTGCGGGAGGGCCTGAGCGCGCGGCCGCAGCTGGACGTGGCGGCGCTGAGCGAGCGCGAGCTGGAGCGGAGGCGGGGCCCGCTGCGGGGGGGCGACCTGCGCGAGATC GTGCAGACCTGGGCCCGGCTGGGGGAGGTTCGAGCCGCCATCGCGGAGCTGGAGGCCGAGAAGGGGCGAGTGGCCCAGGGCGTGCGGGGTCTCATG ctccccgTGTACCATGCTCTGCGCGCCCAGGGCCGGCAGGTTCGGCTGCGCCTGCGGGCTCTCGAGGCCGAGGAGGCGGCGCTGGAGCAGCGGTTCTATCCCCGGGCGCTCCGGCTGCCCAACCGCAGCCACCCCGACACG ccgGTCGGGGACGAGAGCCAGGCCCGtgtgctggaggtgctgggggagAAACCAG CTTTTGATTTCCAGCCGAGGGGccacctggagctgggggagggtCTGGACATCATCCGCCAACG GCGCCTGTCCCACGTTTCGGGCCATCGCTCCTATTACCTGTGCGGGGGGGGCGCGATGCTGGAGCAGGCGCTGGTGCGGTTCGCGATGGGGAAGCTGCTGCCGAGG GGGTTCCTGCCCATGACGGTCCCCGACCTGCTGCGCGGCGCCGTCTTT gagGGCTGTGGGCTGCAGCCCCACCCCAGCCCGTCCCCCGTCTACTCGCTGGACCCCGCACGGTTCGGGGACCTTTGTCTGGCCGGGACCTCGGAGGTGGGAATAGCGG GGTACTTCATGGATCACGCCGTGCGCCTGGAGGATCTGCCCATCAG gGTCgtttgctccagcacctgctaCCGGGCAGAGACCGAGACGGGACGGGAGCCGTGGGGGCTTTACCGCGTCCACCAGTTCACCAAG GTCGAGATGTTCGGGGTGACGGCAGCCGAGCGGGGGACGGAGagtgaggagctgctgggggagtTCCTGGCGCTGCAGAAGGAAATTTGCTCCGAGCTGGGGCTGCATTACCG cgtCCTGGAGATGCCCACGCAGGAGTTGGGGCTCCCGGCGTTTCGCAAGTTCGACATCGAGGCCTGGATGCCCGGCCGGGGGAAATTCGGGGAG gtgaccagcacctccaactGCACCGACTACCAGAGCCGGCGCCTGCACATCATGTACAGCGACCCGGGGGGGCGACTGCGCCACGCGCAcacg gtgAACGGCACGGCCCTGGCGGTGCCGCGGATCCTCATCGCGCTGCTGGAGAGCAACCAGCTGccg GACGGCCGCgtgcgtgtccccccccccctgcagcccctggtggggcaggaggtgctgagtcccccccccgcccccctcctGCGCTACATCGGCCCCAACCAGCCCGGGGGGGGGCCCGAAGTTGGGGGGGGGCCCCCCTAG
- the SARS2 gene encoding serine--tRNA ligase, mitochondrial isoform X1, protein MAARRALAAGWRAAARGRRGAGGGPGRSLLFEHVREGLSARPQLDVAALSERELERRRGPLRGGDLREIVQTWARLGEVRAAIAELEAEKGRVAQGVRGLMVKHDKETAEALPVYHALRAQGRQVRLRLRALEAEEAALEQRFYPRALRLPNRSHPDTPVGDESQARVLEVLGEKPAFDFQPRGHLELGEGLDIIRQRRLSHVSGHRSYYLCGGGAMLEQALVRFAMGKLLPRGFLPMTVPDLLRGAVFEGCGLQPHPSPSPVYSLDPARFGDLCLAGTSEVGIAGYFMDHAVRLEDLPIRVVCSSTCYRAETETGREPWGLYRVHQFTKVEMFGVTAAERGTESEELLGEFLALQKEICSELGLHYRVLEMPTQELGLPAFRKFDIEAWMPGRGKFGEVTSTSNCTDYQSRRLHIMYSDPGGRLRHAHTVNGTALAVPRILIALLESNQLPDGRVRVPPPLQPLVGQEVLSPPPAPLLRYIGPNQPGGGPEVGGGPP, encoded by the exons atggcggcgcggcgggcgctGGCGGCGGGgtggcgggcggcggcgcgggggcggcgcggggcgggggggggcccggggcggAGCCTCCTGTTCGAGCACGTGCGGGAGGGCCTGAGCGCGCGGCCGCAGCTGGACGTGGCGGCGCTGAGCGAGCGCGAGCTGGAGCGGAGGCGGGGCCCGCTGCGGGGGGGCGACCTGCGCGAGATC GTGCAGACCTGGGCCCGGCTGGGGGAGGTTCGAGCCGCCATCGCGGAGCTGGAGGCCGAGAAGGGGCGAGTGGCCCAGGGCGTGCGGGGTCTCATG GTCAAACACGACAAGGAGACGGCGGAGGCG ctccccgTGTACCATGCTCTGCGCGCCCAGGGCCGGCAGGTTCGGCTGCGCCTGCGGGCTCTCGAGGCCGAGGAGGCGGCGCTGGAGCAGCGGTTCTATCCCCGGGCGCTCCGGCTGCCCAACCGCAGCCACCCCGACACG ccgGTCGGGGACGAGAGCCAGGCCCGtgtgctggaggtgctgggggagAAACCAG CTTTTGATTTCCAGCCGAGGGGccacctggagctgggggagggtCTGGACATCATCCGCCAACG GCGCCTGTCCCACGTTTCGGGCCATCGCTCCTATTACCTGTGCGGGGGGGGCGCGATGCTGGAGCAGGCGCTGGTGCGGTTCGCGATGGGGAAGCTGCTGCCGAGG GGGTTCCTGCCCATGACGGTCCCCGACCTGCTGCGCGGCGCCGTCTTT gagGGCTGTGGGCTGCAGCCCCACCCCAGCCCGTCCCCCGTCTACTCGCTGGACCCCGCACGGTTCGGGGACCTTTGTCTGGCCGGGACCTCGGAGGTGGGAATAGCGG GGTACTTCATGGATCACGCCGTGCGCCTGGAGGATCTGCCCATCAG gGTCgtttgctccagcacctgctaCCGGGCAGAGACCGAGACGGGACGGGAGCCGTGGGGGCTTTACCGCGTCCACCAGTTCACCAAG GTCGAGATGTTCGGGGTGACGGCAGCCGAGCGGGGGACGGAGagtgaggagctgctgggggagtTCCTGGCGCTGCAGAAGGAAATTTGCTCCGAGCTGGGGCTGCATTACCG cgtCCTGGAGATGCCCACGCAGGAGTTGGGGCTCCCGGCGTTTCGCAAGTTCGACATCGAGGCCTGGATGCCCGGCCGGGGGAAATTCGGGGAG gtgaccagcacctccaactGCACCGACTACCAGAGCCGGCGCCTGCACATCATGTACAGCGACCCGGGGGGGCGACTGCGCCACGCGCAcacg gtgAACGGCACGGCCCTGGCGGTGCCGCGGATCCTCATCGCGCTGCTGGAGAGCAACCAGCTGccg GACGGCCGCgtgcgtgtccccccccccctgcagcccctggtggggcaggaggtgctgagtcccccccccgcccccctcctGCGCTACATCGGCCCCAACCAGCCCGGGGGGGGGCCCGAAGTTGGGGGGGGGCCCCCCTAG
- the NFKBIB gene encoding NF-kappa-B inhibitor beta gives MAAPEAAPASPAEHKRPEGDEWCDSGLGSLGEGPLGPLPGSPGSPGSPGEEEPAAAAPGAALEASGWLSHVLGFVTEDGDTALHLAVIHEHEGLLDAILQHVGGGSAYLDLQNDLGQTPLHLAAVLGLPRLVRKLRRAGAGGSVLARGGHTPLHLAVREGHPQCVTHLLGPPPGDNGDPRGAPPHQQEAAAPVDCANYDGHTPLHLAVLRKDPELVELLLRGGADPNKPEPSCGRTPLHLAIEAQSPEVAELLLRGGADPDTPTFLGFTPLGSARRRPDPRLPPLLRAWGASEPPPSDSDGSDSSDGSDDEYDDIVINSGRCPD, from the exons atGGCGGCCCCGGAGGCGGCCCCGGCCTCCCCCGCCGAGCACAAGCGGCCCGAGGGCGATGAGTGGTGCGACAGCGGGCTGGGCTCGCTGGGCGAGGGGCCGCTGGGGCCGctgcccggcagccccggcagccccggcagccccggcgaGGAggagccggcggcggcggcgccgggggccgcCCTGGAGGCCTCGGGCTGGCTGAGCCACGTCCTGGGCTTCGTCACCGAGGACGGAGACAC gGCGCTGCACTTGGCCGTGATCCACGAGCACGAGGGGCTGCTGGACGCGATCCTGCAGCACGTGGGGGGGGGCAGCGCCTACCTGGACCTGCAGAACGACCTGGGGCAG accccgcTGCACTTGGCGGCCGTGCTGGGTTTGCCGCGGCTGGTGCGGAAGCTGCgccgggcgggcgcgggggggtCGGTGCTGGCGCGGGGGGGGCACACGCCGCTGCACCTGGCGGTGCGGGAGGGGCACCCCCAGTGCGTGACGCAcctgctgggacccccccccggaGACAACGGGGACCCCCGCGGCGCCCCCCCCCACCagcaggaggcggcggcgcccgTTGACTGCGCCAACTATGACG gtCACACCCCCCTGCACTTGGCCGTTCTGCGCAAGGACccggagctggtggagctgctgctgcgcGGGGGGGCCGACCCCAACAAACcg GAGCCGAGTTGTGGCCGCACCCCCCTGCACTTGGCCATCGAAGCCCAGAGCCCCGAGGTGGcggagctgctgctgcgggggggCGCCGACCCGGACACCCCCACGTTTTTGGGGTTCACCCCCCTGGGCAGCGCCCGGCGCCGCCCCgacccccgcctgccccccctGTTACGGGCCTGGGGGGCCAGCGAACCCCCCCCCAGCGACAGCGACGGCAGCGACAGCAGCGACGGCAGCGAT GACGAATACGACGACATTGTCATCAACAGCGGCCGCTGCCCAGactga
- the SIRT2 gene encoding NAD-dependent protein deacetylase sirtuin-2 — protein MAEPDAPGTRGDEAERDAESPASDPEPGASADSDMELLRNLLARTLGLGGDKPERVLDELSLEGVSRFLSSERCKNIVCMVGAGISTSAGIPDFRSPGTGLYANLQSYDLPYPEAIFEIGFFKKHPEPFYALARELYPGKFKPTLCHYFMRLLQDKGLLLRCYTQNIDALERVAGLEPERLVEAHGTFVTSRCLSVTCGQRYGLSWMEERIFSSLVPKCEKCQGLVKPDIVFFGENLPSRFFTLLQSDFQKVDLLLIMGTSLQVQPFASLVSRVPTNTPRLLINKEKTGQSDPLMSLMGFGCGMDFDSDKAYRDVAWLGECDSGCLALAELLGWKEELEELMRREHAAIDAKARAGHGKTRGGDKEAPGGDKEAPGGDKEAPGGDKEPPGATGGAQGGAQEPSL, from the exons ATGGCCGAACCGGACG CTCCCGGTACCCGCGGGGACGAGGCCGAGCGGGACGCGGAGTCTCCG GCGTCTGACCCCGAGCCCGGCGCTTCCGCCGACTCCGACA TGGAGCTGCTGCGGAACCTCCTGGCGCGGacgctggggctggggggggacaaaCCGGAGCGGGTGCTGGACGAGCTGTCGCTGGAGGGAGTGAGTCGGTTCCTGAGCAGTGAGAGAT GCAAGAACATTGTGTGTATGGTGGGCGCCGGCATCTCCACCT ccgccgggATCCCCGATTTCCGCTCCCCCGGCACCGGACTCTACGCCAACCTGCAGAGTTATGACCTCCCGTACCCCGAGGCCATTTTCGAAATTGGTTTCTTCAAg AAACACCCTGAGCCGTTCTATGCACTGGCACGGGAGCTTTATCCGGGGAAGTTTAAG cccacactgtgtCACTACTTCATGCGGCTGCTGCAGGACAAGGGGCTGTTGCTGCGCTGCTACAcccag aacATCGATGCCCTGGAGCGAGTGGCGGGGCTGGAGCCCGAGCGGCTGGTGGAGGCGCACGGGACGTTCGTCACCTCGCGCTGTCTCAGCGTCACCTGCGGGCAGCGCTACGGGCTGAGCTGGATGGAGG AGCGCATTTTCTCCTCCCTGGTCCCCAAATGCGAGAAGTGTCAGGGGCTGGTGAAACCTG ACATCGTGTTTTTTGGGGAGAATCTCCCCTCGCGCTTCTTCACCCTCTTGCAATCG GACTTCCAGAAGGTCGACTTGCTGCTCATCATGGGCACCTCGCTGCAGGTCCAGCCCTTTGCCTCCCTCGTCAGCAg GGTCCCCACCAACACCCCCCGGCTGCTCATCAACAAGGAGAAGACAGGACAG AGTGACCCCCTGATGTCCCTGATGGGTTTCGGCTGCGGGATGGACTTCGATTCGGACAAGGCGTACAG GGACGTGGCCTGGCTGGGGGAGTGCGACAGCGGCTGCCTGGCCCTGGCCGAGCTGCTGGGATGGAAG gaggagctggaagagcTGATGCGCAGGGAACACGCGGCCATCGACGCCAAGGCCCGGGCGGGGCACGGAAAAACCCGGgggggggacaaggaggccCCGGGCGGGGACAAGGAGGCCCCGGGCGGGGACAAGGAGGCCCCGGGTGGGGACAAGGAGCCCCCAGGGGCAACCGGCGGGGCCCAGGGAGGGGCCCAGGAGCCCTCGCTGTAG